The genomic interval CTGAAAATGACCGTATCGCCGCAAAGGGTAAGTATGTATTCCTCGTCCGGCTCCGGGGCTTGGAAATATTCATCTGTCGTGCCTAAAGGGTAGTGCTTTTCGTCTGTGAGGTATTCAAGGGATATTTCTCTTTTGTGCTTCCTGCTCCGTGTCCTCGCTGCGTTGATCGTTGCATTTCGGATAACGACTTTGCAAAAGGCATGGAAAGTGTACTCGATATGTTCCCGATATTCTTCTGTACAGGTCATGGAAAATCCCCCTTTCCTCCCAAAAGGGCTGTGGCTGGTTAGTAGTTGCTTTTTATGATAGTAAGGGGCGGCAGCACTTTAGGCTGTCGCTCCTTGACTGCCTAACTGCAAAACCGGGCGGGGCTGTCAACGGCGGGCGAAGCCCGTTCATCTTGACCGTTGACTGGCTCGGCCAGGTTTGCTATTTATCCGGCAAACTTGAATTTATTTTAAGCTATCACGTTTTACCTTTTTAAGCCTTACTATCATTACCATAGGAATTTCTTTGTTGTTTTTGAAACATTCTTCATAAAATCCATCAATGACAAATCCAGCTCTAAAACAAAGGTTAAAAATATCTTGTATGGAACGATGATAATAAATCTGCTCCTCCGGTTGCCCTTCAATCGCTATACCATAGTAACTGTGCGGTGTCATATATTTTTCAGTCAACGTGATAAAACAAGGGTGTTGCGTTGCAAAGACAAAAATTCCGCTTTCCTGCAACAGTTCATAAACAGCCATAAGAAGTGGTTCAATATCCGTAATATCCATAATTGCCATATTAGAAACTGCTTTCGTAAAGGCTCGATTTCTTTTTAATTCTAATATACTTTTTCTATCGGTCGCATCCGCCACACAAAATTCAATTTGTTTTGCATATTGTGATTGCCGTCTTTTAGCCAATTCTATCATTTTTTTGCTGTAATCAAAAGCGACAACCGAAGCGCCTCTTTGTGCAAGATACGAAGAATAATTTCCATTGCCACACGCAATATCCAAAATGTAATCCGCAGGATTAGGAGATAGAAGTTCCGTTACTTTGGGACGCACTACCTCTCTGTGAAATTCATTAGATTCGTCACCCATTGCATTATCCCAAAATTGTGCGTTCTCCTCCCAGATTTTTTTACTTTCCTCTGTTCCCATGTTCTCTCCCACTCCCCAAATTTGCTTTTTTGCTTCCATTAAATCTTCCTTACTATATTCCATTGTTACCCTCCATAACTTCTGATTGTTGCCGTCTTGACGA from Clostridiales bacterium carries:
- a CDS encoding sigma-70 family RNA polymerase sigma factor, which gives rise to MTCTEEYREHIEYTFHAFCKVVIRNATINAARTRSRKHKREISLEYLTDEKHYPLGTTDEYFQAPEPDEEYILTLCGDTVIFSSGLLAEALSRLDEREREMIYLSFFKRIPQHEIGRQYGRSRSTAGYHIRKVLRQLQAEMEGMAYEK
- a CDS encoding class I SAM-dependent methyltransferase, giving the protein MEYSKEDLMEAKKQIWGVGENMGTEESKKIWEENAQFWDNAMGDESNEFHREVVRPKVTELLSPNPADYILDIACGNGNYSSYLAQRGASVVAFDYSKKMIELAKRRQSQYAKQIEFCVADATDRKSILELKRNRAFTKAVSNMAIMDITDIEPLLMAVYELLQESGIFVFATQHPCFITLTEKYMTPHSYYGIAIEGQPEEQIYYHRSIQDIFNLCFRAGFVIDGFYEECFKNNKEIPMVMIVRLKKVKRDSLK